The following are encoded together in the Gordonia insulae genome:
- a CDS encoding MCE family protein — protein sequence MPPLSRLARIQIAVVVILGLLATAYAGYRYVHVERAVGLGIYTVTASMKESGGIFTNAEVTYQGVPVGRVGALTLTKDGVDVKLELNSGGPEIPASAVAVVANRSAIGEQYVDLQPTSSEGPFLSDGSVITKTSVPPPLEDVVASAIDFTSSIPIDDLHTVITELGKAFNGQGENVTRLVDSLSKLSRSGYDSLDQTISLIQNSNVVLATQADQSDAILSWSRNLDLITATLAASDPDLRRLLTTGTASATQISALLQQYGGDISTAVRQLAGTVRAVAPTSFSIRPTIAMLSQLSASSHATAPGDGQIHFGVVLETNNPAACTRGYESTNAMIREMKRKDPSFDIHYDEFPFNTDARCSVPVGNPTGVRGAARAALANPAMRQPWDGVAKKDPDRLDLNPLARQLATLMGVHPQ from the coding sequence ATGCCACCACTGTCACGATTGGCGCGGATCCAGATCGCCGTCGTCGTCATCCTGGGTCTGCTGGCCACGGCGTATGCCGGCTATCGATACGTCCACGTCGAGCGAGCAGTCGGACTCGGGATCTACACCGTGACGGCGTCGATGAAGGAGTCCGGTGGCATTTTCACCAATGCCGAGGTGACGTATCAGGGTGTGCCGGTGGGTCGGGTGGGTGCGTTGACGCTGACGAAGGATGGCGTTGATGTGAAGCTGGAGTTGAATTCGGGTGGTCCGGAGATTCCGGCGTCGGCGGTTGCGGTGGTGGCGAATCGGTCGGCGATCGGTGAGCAGTATGTGGATTTGCAGCCGACGTCGTCGGAGGGTCCGTTTTTGTCGGATGGGTCGGTGATCACGAAGACGTCGGTGCCGCCGCCGTTGGAGGATGTGGTGGCGTCGGCGATTGATTTCACGTCGTCGATTCCGATTGATGATCTGCATACGGTGATCACGGAGTTGGGTAAGGCGTTCAATGGTCAGGGTGAGAATGTGACCCGGCTGGTGGATTCGTTGTCGAAGTTGTCGCGGTCGGGGTATGACTCGTTGGATCAGACGATTTCGTTGATTCAGAATTCGAATGTGGTGTTGGCGACGCAGGCGGATCAGTCGGATGCGATTTTGTCGTGGTCGCGGAATCTGGATCTGATCACGGCGACGTTGGCGGCTTCGGATCCGGATTTGCGGCGGTTGTTGACGACGGGGACGGCGTCGGCGACGCAGATCTCGGCGTTGCTGCAGCAGTACGGCGGCGACATCTCCACTGCCGTAAGACAACTGGCCGGCACAGTCCGCGCGGTCGCGCCGACGTCGTTCTCGATCCGCCCGACGATCGCGATGCTGTCGCAGCTGTCGGCCAGCAGTCACGCGACCGCGCCGGGTGACGGTCAGATCCATTTCGGTGTGGTGCTGGAGACGAACAATCCGGCGGCCTGTACACGTGGCTATGAGAGTACGAACGCGATGATCCGGGAGATGAAGCGCAAGGACCCGTCGTTCGACATCCATTACGACGAGTTCCCGTTCAACACGGATGCACGGTGTTCGGTACCGGTCGGAAATCCGACCGGAGTGCGCGGCGCGGCTCGCGCCGCGCTCGCGAATCCGGCCATGCGCCAGCCCTGGGACGGTGTCGCCAAGAAGGACCCCGACCGCTTGGATCTCAATCCG